ATCCACTTCCTTTGTGGATTCGTTCCATTCATAATAGACCGGCCTATTGTCCGGAGCACTAGTCTCGAAAGAAGTTCCCGGCTCTCCTGAACTACCCGCAGAAACACCGTTGATCAAAATTTCAAAAGCAGTCGCCTGGTGTTTGGAATAGATCGCCAAGCGCCCATGTTTTTCCGGAAGAAGTATTTTTAATTTAAGAAGCGCATAGCCAGAGCCAGGCCATACGCCGGGGATTTTACGAAATTCCGGAGACTTTTCGGAACGAAGATTAGGCTCGAAAGTATTCGGAAAAAAAGACCAATCCCCCTGTAAATTGAATGTGGGTTTAGATCTGTAATCCCAATGGGTTAAATCCAAGATCCCTTTTTGAGCGACTGGTGTGTCCGCAGATGAGCAAGAAACTAAGAAGATACAGAAAATTATAGAAAGTAAATATTGAAATCGGAAAGCTGTCGGCTCAGGGTCCATCGTTTTTATCGCTCATTGATCTATGAAAACAACAGCTTTGTCAAGATTTCCTTTTTTTTCTTTACCCTTTTCAGTAGAAAACTAACGTAATTCAAATGTTTCGAAACCGTTTCAAAATAACCGTAATTCTCTTAATCCTCTTTAGTATTCTCATCAACTGCGGAGATAGTTTAAGAGGTAAACCCACTCCGGCAATCCCGGAACTGGCAGGATTTTATGTGAACGAAAGATCTAAAGAATGGTTCGAAAACGGAAAAATCAAAATACAAACTCTTTGGATCCGACGTACTGCAAAAGGAGAGATGGAATTCAACCATCAAATATTGATTAGACTCCAATTCAGCGTGAGCGAGAACAGAGAAGAATTAAAAGTTAAATCCGGAAAACTTCAGACTAGCGATAGAGAACTTTTATTTTTCGAAACGAATGTTAAAGAATTCCATCGCAACTACCACGGCCTAAATACGAAAGATCCTAAAAGTTGGGCAGTACGTTCCTTCGGGCCTTTCATGAAGGTAAAAGATTTTAATAAATTAATAGGAGAAGGAACCGGAAGATCCGCCGAACTTTCTCAAGATAAAAACTCAATCGTATTTTCTAACGGAGACGTATACAGAAGGATAGGAAATCCACTCTTAGGTAGGATCTCCGTCAATATGGGAAAATTCAGGAAGACAATGGATAACGAAATAGCAGGAGTAATATTATTTCCTTTAGATGCGGAAGCATTTCCCCAAACGGAAGGAAAACAAAACTTCTTCGCACTATTCTCCACTACGGATAACGTAGCTGCAGGAACCCCAATCAAGATTGCTGAATTTCCGGGCCAGATCCAAGAAATTTTCGAACATGTGGCTGTTGTA
The window above is part of the Leptospira hartskeerlii genome. Proteins encoded here:
- a CDS encoding LIC12353 family lipoprotein; the encoded protein is MFRNRFKITVILLILFSILINCGDSLRGKPTPAIPELAGFYVNERSKEWFENGKIKIQTLWIRRTAKGEMEFNHQILIRLQFSVSENREELKVKSGKLQTSDRELLFFETNVKEFHRNYHGLNTKDPKSWAVRSFGPFMKVKDFNKLIGEGTGRSAELSQDKNSIVFSNGDVYRRIGNPLLGRISVNMGKFRKTMDNEIAGVILFPLDAEAFPQTEGKQNFFALFSTTDNVAAGTPIKIAEFPGQIQEIFEHVAVVELNKTKPGIAAPTIQNFSSVILDGAVDTKTISQKESTDELIRRLKQDPNVSKEELIRELEKLKNKE